In one Acidimicrobiales bacterium genomic region, the following are encoded:
- a CDS encoding SDR family oxidoreductase: MPVAVVTGASGGVGRATAIAFAHKGFDVGLIARGEAGLEGATADVTSTGRRAHACSVDVADWRAVDIAASEIEDALGPIDVWVNDAMTTVFSPFSDVEPDDFARAVEVTFLGQVWGTRAALKRMAPRDRGAIVNVGSALAYVGIPLQAPYCASKFACRGFVESVQAELTHQRSRVRLAMVHLPAVNTPQFDWGEDTLPHRPMPVPPIYQPEVAADAIVATALTPRRSKVLGSWNKFLTILARATPQLAVNLGAFGAWEGQFTDELRRPDDPVNLYKPADDDRDFGAHGRFDAIAGGFLDPAYLKTLPKNAATLARAATHTARLKWRSASALLQR; the protein is encoded by the coding sequence ATGCCAGTAGCAGTCGTCACAGGAGCGTCGGGAGGTGTCGGGCGCGCCACCGCCATCGCGTTCGCACACAAGGGTTTCGACGTCGGTCTCATCGCCCGCGGCGAGGCCGGCTTGGAAGGAGCGACGGCGGATGTCACCTCTACCGGGCGGCGGGCGCACGCATGCTCCGTCGACGTGGCGGATTGGCGCGCCGTCGACATCGCTGCGAGTGAGATCGAAGACGCGCTTGGACCCATCGACGTGTGGGTGAACGACGCCATGACGACCGTGTTCTCGCCGTTCAGCGATGTCGAGCCGGACGACTTTGCCCGGGCGGTCGAAGTCACGTTTCTCGGACAGGTCTGGGGGACGCGCGCCGCGCTGAAGCGCATGGCGCCCCGGGATCGCGGCGCCATCGTCAACGTCGGCTCGGCGCTGGCGTACGTGGGCATCCCGCTTCAGGCGCCGTACTGCGCGTCGAAGTTCGCCTGCCGCGGCTTCGTCGAGTCGGTGCAGGCCGAGTTGACGCACCAGCGCAGTCGCGTGCGCCTAGCGATGGTGCACCTGCCCGCCGTCAACACGCCACAGTTCGACTGGGGCGAGGACACGCTGCCGCATCGCCCCATGCCCGTGCCGCCGATCTACCAACCCGAGGTGGCGGCGGACGCGATTGTCGCCACGGCGCTGACGCCGCGGCGCTCGAAGGTGCTCGGTTCGTGGAACAAGTTCCTCACGATCCTGGCGCGGGCGACGCCGCAACTCGCCGTGAATCTCGGGGCGTTCGGCGCGTGGGAGGGACAGTTCACCGACGAACTGCGACGGCCCGACGACCCCGTCAATCTGTACAAGCCCGCCGACGACGACCGCGACTTCGGCGCCCATGGTCGTTTCGACGCCATCGCCGGTGGCTTCCTCGACCCGGCGTATCTGAAGACGCTGCCGAAAAACGCCGCCACGCTGGCGCGCGCGGCCACGCACACGGCGCGGCTCAAGTGGCGGTCCGCGTCAGCGCTACTGCAGCGGTGA
- a CDS encoding glycoside hydrolase family 15 protein — MHANGRYPPIRDYAFISDCHASALVSRQGSIDWCCMPRFDSSPVFGRLLDWERGGFCRIAPVEEFATTRHYVDQSLVLSTMFETDTGEVELIDCFTTRRGGAQSPYRQLLRVVEGRRGRVTFRIHLAPRFDYAEVRPWVRHHGAGIYTAIGGNDALAIRCDHEFELVDAHDLVAECSVRPGERVRLAVHYLQPETIDPEPPEPPSAEELDARLDATIAWWKRWSRRATLHGAYAPDAVRSALVLKGLTHAPTGAVVAAATTSLPEALKGERNWDYRYSWIRDSHFTVRSLAELGYDAEADGFRRFVERSAAASVESLQIMYGVGGERRIPELLLDDLDGYRGSRPVRIGNAASRQMQFDVFGDLLDLSAQWHDRGSSPDDDYWRFLVSVVNFVADHWRQPDKGIWEMRGRPKHFVYSKAMCWVALDRGVRLAKECMRDAPVSRWERERKALRRVLDDDGFNARRNAFTQALRGRALDASALLLPAFGVVAYDDPRMIGTVDAIREELMDGPLVRRYRTKDSLSGHEGTFLPCTFWLAECLAYQGRTADAQEVFDAALATTNDVGLFAEEFDEQHQVALGNFPQALTHLSHITAAVALTRTAT; from the coding sequence ATGCACGCCAACGGCCGCTACCCGCCGATCCGTGACTACGCGTTCATCAGCGACTGCCACGCATCGGCGCTGGTCTCGCGCCAAGGTTCGATCGACTGGTGCTGCATGCCGCGGTTCGACTCGTCGCCGGTGTTCGGTCGCCTGCTCGACTGGGAGCGCGGCGGCTTCTGCCGCATAGCGCCGGTTGAGGAGTTCGCGACGACGCGTCACTACGTCGACCAGTCGCTGGTGCTGTCGACGATGTTCGAGACCGACACTGGTGAAGTCGAGCTGATCGACTGCTTCACCACCCGGCGCGGCGGGGCGCAGTCGCCTTACCGGCAGCTGCTACGCGTGGTGGAAGGGCGCCGCGGGCGCGTGACGTTTCGCATTCACCTGGCGCCCCGGTTCGACTACGCCGAGGTGAGGCCGTGGGTGCGCCACCACGGCGCGGGCATCTACACCGCCATCGGAGGCAACGACGCGCTGGCGATCCGGTGCGATCACGAGTTCGAACTGGTCGACGCCCACGACCTCGTGGCCGAGTGTTCGGTGCGCCCCGGCGAGCGCGTGCGGCTCGCCGTTCATTACCTGCAACCCGAGACGATCGACCCCGAACCGCCCGAACCGCCCTCGGCCGAAGAACTCGACGCCCGGCTCGACGCGACCATCGCGTGGTGGAAGCGATGGTCGCGCCGCGCCACGCTGCACGGTGCGTACGCTCCCGACGCCGTTCGGTCCGCCCTCGTGCTGAAGGGTCTCACCCACGCGCCGACGGGCGCGGTCGTGGCCGCGGCGACCACGTCGCTGCCAGAAGCGCTCAAGGGGGAACGCAACTGGGACTACCGCTACAGCTGGATCCGTGACTCGCACTTCACCGTGCGCTCGCTCGCCGAGCTCGGCTACGACGCCGAAGCCGACGGCTTCCGTCGCTTCGTCGAGCGCTCAGCGGCGGCATCGGTCGAGTCGCTCCAGATCATGTACGGCGTCGGCGGTGAACGCCGGATCCCCGAGCTCCTGCTCGACGACCTCGACGGCTACCGCGGCTCGCGTCCGGTCCGCATCGGCAACGCCGCGTCGCGCCAGATGCAGTTCGACGTGTTCGGCGATCTGCTCGACCTCTCGGCGCAATGGCACGACCGCGGCAGCTCGCCCGACGACGACTACTGGCGCTTCCTCGTCAGCGTCGTCAACTTCGTGGCCGACCACTGGCGCCAGCCGGACAAGGGGATCTGGGAGATGCGCGGCCGGCCCAAGCACTTCGTGTACTCGAAGGCGATGTGCTGGGTGGCGCTCGACCGCGGTGTGCGCTTGGCGAAGGAGTGCATGCGCGATGCGCCCGTCTCGCGCTGGGAGCGCGAGCGCAAAGCGTTACGCCGCGTGCTCGACGACGACGGTTTCAACGCGCGCCGCAACGCCTTCACCCAAGCGTTGCGCGGCCGCGCCCTCGACGCGTCGGCGCTGCTGCTGCCCGCGTTCGGCGTCGTCGCCTACGATGATCCACGCATGATCGGCACGGTTGACGCCATCCGTGAGGAACTCATGGACGGTCCCCTCGTACGGCGCTACCGGACAAAAGACAGCCTGTCGGGTCACGAAGGCACGTTCTTGCCGTGCACGTTCTGGCTCGCCGAGTGCCTCGCCTATCAGGGACGTACCGCCGACGCGCAAGAGGTGTTCGACGCCGCCTTGGCCACGACCAATGACGTGGGTCTGTTCGCCGAGGAGTTCGACGAGCAGCATCAAGTGGCGCTGGGCAACTTCCCGCAGGCGCTGACACACCTGAGCCATATCACCGCTGCAGTAGCGCTGACGCGGACCGCCACTTGA
- a CDS encoding enolase C-terminal domain-like protein — protein sequence MSKVTTVDAAAYTVPLPQPEADGTFAWDATTVVIARVHAAGEVGIGFTYGAVAGVDVITGVLAPRVVGRDAFDIPRAWRAMADALRNRGRPGVASTALAAVDAALWDLKAKLFGVPLVRLLGAARDGIEVYGSGGFVNLDDDVFADQLTGWLKDGITKVKMKIGVGAGADVDEDVRRVRFARSVVGDGVELFVDANGAYDRKQAARQCRAFEDLGVTWFEEPVTSDDLESLGVLRDLTAIDITAGEYGYLLQYFAEMLRAVDVIQPDASRCSLSEWLRVAALAAANSREVSAHCAPSLHAHPACAALNTRHIEYFADHTYVDPLLFDGVLTPVDGRLWPALDRPGFGLELRGDAEQYRVK from the coding sequence GTGAGCAAAGTCACAACCGTCGACGCAGCGGCCTACACCGTGCCGCTGCCCCAACCCGAGGCCGACGGCACCTTCGCTTGGGACGCGACGACGGTGGTGATCGCGCGCGTACACGCCGCCGGTGAAGTCGGCATCGGCTTCACCTACGGCGCGGTCGCCGGCGTTGACGTCATCACCGGCGTGCTGGCCCCGCGCGTCGTGGGTCGCGACGCCTTCGACATCCCGCGGGCGTGGCGCGCCATGGCCGACGCGTTGCGCAACCGCGGCCGGCCGGGCGTCGCGTCGACGGCGCTCGCCGCGGTCGACGCCGCGCTGTGGGACCTCAAGGCGAAGCTGTTCGGCGTCCCGCTCGTGCGCCTGCTCGGCGCGGCGCGCGACGGCATCGAGGTGTACGGCAGCGGGGGGTTCGTGAACCTCGACGACGACGTGTTCGCCGATCAGCTCACCGGTTGGCTCAAGGACGGCATCACGAAGGTGAAGATGAAGATCGGTGTGGGGGCGGGCGCGGACGTCGACGAGGACGTGCGGCGGGTCCGCTTCGCCCGCTCCGTCGTGGGCGACGGCGTCGAGTTGTTCGTCGACGCCAACGGCGCCTACGACCGCAAGCAGGCAGCACGCCAGTGCCGCGCGTTCGAAGATCTCGGCGTGACGTGGTTCGAAGAGCCGGTCACCTCCGACGACCTCGAGTCGCTCGGCGTGCTGCGCGACCTCACCGCCATCGACATCACCGCAGGCGAGTACGGCTACCTGTTGCAATACTTCGCCGAAATGCTGCGCGCCGTCGACGTCATCCAACCCGACGCATCACGGTGCAGCCTGAGCGAGTGGCTGCGGGTCGCCGCGCTGGCGGCCGCCAACAGCCGCGAGGTGTCCGCCCACTGCGCGCCGTCGCTGCACGCCCACCCGGCGTGTGCTGCGCTCAACACCCGCCACATCGAGTACTTCGCCGACCACACTTACGTCGACCCGTTGTTGTTCGACGGCGTGCTCACCCCCGTCGACGGCCGGTTGTGGCCCGCGCTCGACCGGCCCGGGTTCGGTCTCGAACTACGCGGCGACGCCGAGCAGTACCGGGTCAAGTGA
- a CDS encoding thiamine pyrophosphate-dependent enzyme: MLTFVVYPVKPGGYNLKVKETVGECVARRLSEWGVDTVFGLPGDGINGLMEGFRRLEEKVRFVLVHHEEAAAFMATGYAKATGRLGVCVATSGPGAIHLLNGLYDAKLDHAPVLAITGMQETSVLGTAYQQEVHLDRLFQDVAAYNLMVSNPQQVPGVVDIAIRNALTKRTVAHLTFPNDIQVAALEEDPYRHVAPAHPPTTAPNLARTPLSPAPDELEAAARVLNRGHKVAMLVGAGALHARDQVIAVAERLHAPIVKTLPGKAVVPDDHPLTTGGLGLLGTAPSEQLMEECDTLLMVGTSFPYTKHLPAPGQATVVQVDTDPALIGLRLPVEAGVVADTKRALTALLPLLHEGDGDFLSKCQEQMEEWRSDMKALENVKRDPIAPQYLIGCVNDLANDDAILTCDSGTIATWAARHWTIRGGREFYLSGNLATMAPGLPYAIGMQRAFPDRQVIAFVGDGGLAMLMAEFLTAMRENLPVKVVVNNNNAYGMILWEQMVLGFPEYAVRHKEPEADFAAWAQACGGYGVKVKDPARVHDAIAGLLSHPGPGIVDCDVNPNEPPMPGKVKYDQAKHFTEAFLRGQPHKAATLASIARDKISELRS; the protein is encoded by the coding sequence TTGCTCACATTTGTCGTGTACCCGGTGAAGCCCGGCGGGTACAACCTGAAGGTGAAAGAGACCGTTGGCGAATGTGTGGCGCGACGGTTGTCGGAATGGGGCGTCGACACCGTCTTTGGACTTCCCGGCGACGGGATCAACGGGTTGATGGAGGGCTTCCGTCGGCTCGAGGAGAAGGTCAGATTCGTCCTCGTCCATCACGAGGAAGCCGCGGCGTTCATGGCGACGGGATACGCCAAAGCCACGGGTCGTCTCGGCGTGTGCGTCGCCACCTCGGGTCCGGGTGCCATCCACCTCCTGAACGGTCTCTACGACGCCAAGCTCGACCACGCGCCGGTGCTCGCCATCACGGGCATGCAGGAGACGTCGGTCCTCGGTACGGCCTATCAGCAGGAGGTCCACCTCGATCGCCTGTTCCAGGACGTCGCGGCCTACAACCTGATGGTCTCCAACCCCCAGCAGGTGCCCGGCGTCGTCGACATCGCGATCCGCAACGCCCTCACCAAGCGCACCGTCGCCCACCTCACGTTCCCCAACGACATCCAGGTCGCCGCGCTCGAAGAGGACCCGTACCGCCACGTCGCCCCGGCGCATCCGCCGACCACCGCGCCCAACCTTGCGCGCACCCCGCTGTCGCCGGCGCCGGACGAACTCGAAGCCGCGGCGCGGGTGCTCAACCGCGGCCACAAGGTCGCCATGCTCGTCGGGGCGGGGGCGCTGCACGCCCGCGACCAGGTGATCGCGGTTGCCGAACGGCTGCACGCCCCGATCGTCAAGACGCTGCCGGGCAAGGCGGTCGTGCCCGACGACCACCCGCTCACCACCGGCGGCCTCGGCCTGCTCGGCACCGCGCCGAGCGAGCAGTTGATGGAGGAGTGCGACACGCTGCTTATGGTCGGCACGTCGTTCCCGTACACCAAGCACCTGCCGGCGCCCGGTCAAGCCACCGTCGTGCAGGTCGACACCGACCCAGCGCTCATCGGCTTGCGCCTGCCGGTCGAGGCCGGCGTCGTCGCCGACACCAAGCGGGCGCTCACAGCGCTGTTGCCGCTACTGCACGAGGGCGACGGCGACTTCCTGTCGAAGTGCCAGGAACAGATGGAGGAGTGGCGCTCTGACATGAAGGCGCTCGAAAACGTCAAGCGCGATCCCATCGCACCGCAGTACCTCATCGGCTGCGTGAACGATCTGGCGAACGACGATGCCATCCTCACGTGCGACTCCGGAACGATCGCCACGTGGGCGGCGCGCCACTGGACGATCCGCGGTGGCCGCGAGTTCTACCTCTCGGGCAACCTCGCCACGATGGCTCCGGGACTCCCGTACGCCATCGGCATGCAGCGCGCCTTCCCTGATCGCCAAGTGATCGCCTTCGTGGGCGACGGCGGCCTCGCCATGCTCATGGCCGAGTTCCTCACGGCGATGCGCGAGAACCTGCCGGTGAAGGTGGTGGTCAACAACAACAACGCCTACGGCATGATCCTGTGGGAGCAGATGGTGCTCGGCTTCCCGGAGTACGCCGTGCGCCACAAGGAGCCCGAAGCCGACTTCGCCGCCTGGGCGCAGGCGTGCGGCGGCTACGGCGTCAAGGTGAAGGATCCGGCGCGGGTGCACGACGCCATCGCCGGCCTGCTGTCGCATCCCGGTCCGGGCATCGTCGACTGCGACGTCAACCCGAACGAACCGCCGATGCCGGGCAAGGTCAAGTACGACCAGGCGAAGCACTTCACCGAAGCGTTCCTGCGCGGCCAACCCCACAAGGCCGCGACGCTGGCGTCGATCGCCCGCGACAAGATCTCCGAACTGCGTTCCTGA
- a CDS encoding FAD-linked oxidase C-terminal domain-containing protein has translation MAVDVARLEAEMAARVDGEVRFDAMTRGAYSTDGSNYRQTPIGVVIPRTVDAGAEAIAVCRDFDVPVFSRGGGTSLGGQCTNVAVVIDWSKYCNQLLSVDASRRTCVVEPGIVLDELNDQLKDYQLEFGPKPATHDHCTIGGMIGNNSCGSTAQRTGKVVDNLARLEVLLYDGTRMWVGPTDDEEYGRIVGDGDGDRRAEVYRALRAVRDEYGELIRRTYPDIPRRVSGYNLDSLLPENQFDIARMLVGSESTLVTVLRAELRLVPTLKAKTLVMLGYDDIASAGDAVPGIVECAPVALEGLDDVLIKLERRKHLHAEAVDLLPKGNAWLLVQFGGDTAEQADDAAAKMLASIGRSRNDDTVVFYDDPNHEEELWAVREAGLGATAHVDGVDYWPGWEDSAVAPEDVGDYLRELLRLFAKYHYDGTSVYGHFGQGCVHCSIPFDLVTAKGVADFHDFTEEAARLVHRFGGSLSGEHGDGQARGDLLGIMFGDDIVDVFRHVKTIFDPHDRMNPGKVVEPNPRDGQLRLGVDYRHVAGRTYFAFAEDEGDFARAALRCAGVGKCRHADGGVMCPSYMVTKDEVHSTRGRSRLLFEMLDGGGRGGAISDGWRSTEVRDALDLCLSCKGCKRDCPVSVDMATYKAEFLAHHYARRLRPASHYSMGWLPLWAQLASGAPRAVNAAVGPRPVADLAKRVGGIAPERQIPRFAPESLRRWAKRRAPSPPGARGRVLLWPDTFTNAFSPEIGRAAVAVLEAAGWAVDIPTAPLCCGLTWISTGQLGVARRVLRRTVRALSGHVRTGGLVLGLEPSCTAVFRSDAAELLPGDNDVSRLAQATVTFAELLHDHSPGWEPPPLDGTRVRVQTHCHQHAILGNQADVSILQSAGADLEVLDSGCCGLAGNFGFERGHYDVSMACAERVLLPELREAAPGDVALADGFSCRTQIEQSGVDATPLHLAQLLWASGGVGGR, from the coding sequence ATGGCCGTCGACGTCGCGCGGCTCGAGGCCGAGATGGCGGCGCGCGTCGACGGCGAGGTGCGCTTCGACGCCATGACGCGCGGCGCCTACTCGACCGACGGGTCGAACTACCGCCAGACGCCGATCGGCGTCGTCATCCCGCGCACCGTGGACGCGGGCGCCGAAGCGATCGCCGTGTGCCGCGACTTCGACGTGCCCGTTTTCTCCCGCGGTGGCGGCACCAGCCTCGGCGGTCAGTGCACCAACGTCGCCGTGGTGATCGACTGGTCGAAGTACTGCAACCAGCTGCTGTCGGTGGATGCGTCGCGGCGTACGTGCGTCGTGGAGCCCGGCATCGTCCTCGACGAACTCAACGATCAGCTCAAGGACTACCAGCTCGAATTCGGGCCGAAGCCGGCGACGCACGACCACTGCACCATCGGCGGGATGATCGGCAACAACTCGTGCGGGTCCACGGCACAACGCACCGGCAAGGTCGTCGACAACCTGGCGCGGCTTGAAGTGCTGCTCTACGACGGCACCCGCATGTGGGTGGGTCCGACCGACGACGAGGAATACGGCCGCATTGTCGGCGACGGCGACGGCGACCGGCGGGCTGAGGTGTACCGAGCCCTGCGCGCCGTCCGTGACGAGTACGGCGAACTCATACGGCGCACCTATCCGGACATCCCGCGCCGGGTGTCGGGCTACAACCTCGACTCGTTGCTCCCCGAAAACCAGTTCGACATCGCTCGCATGCTCGTGGGCAGTGAGTCGACGCTGGTCACAGTGCTGCGCGCCGAGTTGCGCCTCGTGCCCACCCTCAAGGCGAAGACGCTCGTCATGCTGGGCTATGACGACATCGCGTCGGCGGGCGACGCGGTACCTGGGATTGTCGAGTGCGCGCCGGTGGCCCTCGAGGGCCTCGACGACGTGCTGATCAAGCTGGAGCGGCGCAAGCACCTGCACGCCGAGGCGGTGGACCTGCTGCCGAAGGGCAACGCCTGGCTGCTGGTTCAGTTCGGCGGGGATACAGCCGAGCAGGCGGACGACGCCGCGGCGAAGATGCTCGCGTCGATCGGCCGATCCCGTAACGACGACACCGTCGTGTTCTACGACGACCCGAACCACGAGGAGGAACTCTGGGCCGTGCGCGAGGCGGGACTCGGGGCGACGGCCCACGTCGACGGCGTCGACTACTGGCCCGGGTGGGAGGACTCCGCCGTCGCGCCGGAGGACGTCGGCGACTATCTCCGCGAACTCCTCCGCCTCTTCGCCAAGTACCACTACGACGGTACGTCGGTGTACGGCCATTTCGGGCAGGGCTGCGTGCACTGCTCGATTCCTTTCGACCTCGTCACCGCCAAGGGGGTCGCCGACTTCCACGATTTCACCGAGGAGGCGGCGCGCCTCGTGCATCGATTCGGTGGTTCGCTGTCGGGCGAGCACGGCGACGGGCAGGCGCGAGGCGACTTGTTGGGAATCATGTTCGGCGACGACATCGTCGACGTCTTCCGGCACGTCAAGACGATCTTCGATCCGCACGACCGGATGAACCCCGGCAAGGTGGTCGAGCCGAACCCGCGTGACGGTCAGCTACGCCTCGGCGTCGACTACCGCCACGTCGCCGGCCGGACGTACTTCGCGTTCGCGGAGGACGAGGGCGACTTCGCGCGCGCCGCACTGCGCTGTGCCGGCGTGGGCAAGTGCCGCCACGCCGACGGTGGCGTCATGTGTCCGAGCTACATGGTGACCAAGGACGAGGTCCACTCGACGCGCGGGCGCTCGCGCCTGCTGTTCGAGATGCTCGACGGCGGTGGTCGCGGCGGCGCCATCAGCGACGGCTGGCGCTCGACCGAAGTACGCGACGCCCTCGACCTGTGCCTGTCGTGCAAGGGATGCAAGCGCGACTGTCCCGTGAGTGTCGACATGGCGACGTACAAGGCCGAGTTCTTGGCGCACCACTACGCGCGGCGGTTGCGTCCGGCCTCGCACTACTCGATGGGGTGGCTGCCGCTGTGGGCGCAGCTGGCGAGTGGCGCGCCGCGCGCCGTCAACGCCGCGGTGGGGCCGCGGCCCGTCGCCGACCTCGCCAAGCGCGTGGGTGGCATCGCACCCGAACGGCAGATCCCGCGCTTCGCCCCCGAGTCGCTGCGGCGCTGGGCCAAGCGGCGCGCGCCGTCGCCGCCCGGCGCGCGCGGCCGCGTGTTGCTGTGGCCCGACACGTTCACCAACGCTTTCAGCCCCGAGATCGGCCGCGCCGCGGTCGCCGTGCTCGAAGCCGCCGGTTGGGCCGTCGACATCCCGACGGCGCCGCTGTGCTGCGGATTGACCTGGATCTCCACGGGGCAACTCGGCGTCGCTCGACGCGTCCTGCGCCGCACAGTGCGCGCGCTGTCGGGCCACGTGCGCACCGGGGGGCTCGTGCTCGGCCTCGAACCGAGCTGCACCGCGGTGTTCCGCAGCGACGCCGCCGAACTGCTCCCGGGCGACAACGACGTGTCCCGCCTAGCGCAGGCCACCGTCACCTTCGCCGAGTTGCTGCACGACCACTCGCCCGGGTGGGAGCCGCCGCCGCTCGACGGGACGCGGGTGCGCGTGCAGACGCATTGCCATCAACACGCCATCCTCGGGAACCAGGCCGACGTCTCGATCCTCCAATCCGCCGGCGCCGACCTCGAGGTGCTCGACAGCGGGTGCTGCGGCCTCGCCGGCAACTTCGGCTTCGAGCGCGGCCACTACGACGTGTCGATGGCGTGCGCCGAGCGCGTGCTGCTGCCCGAACTGCGCGAGGCGGCGCCCGGCGACGTGGCGCTGGCCGACGGATTCAGCTGCCGCACCCAGATCGAGCAGTCGGGCGTGGACGCAACGCCGCTCCATCTGGCGCAGCTGCTGTGGGCTAGTGGCGGCGTCGGCGGTCGGTGA
- a CDS encoding chloride channel protein, protein MTWTRRAAEFRRNHRDRLRQLAHQTRQVLLLAGATGAATGLTVAIFDRLTADVLLDAVVRAPLAVQVVAPLLGLVVAAAALRTVGQGVSPATSDEYIRAFHDDGGDLRPRQAIARVIASIATLGSGGPMGYEGPSLYAGASIGAALERRISKVFNLAEPNVLLVCGAAAGVAAIFKAPVTGLVFALEVPYQDDVARHMLLPAAISSATSYLVFAALAGTEPILPVAGRPPFNFVDLGGAAVIGLVCGLLARAFIVIIREAKHLSSRGHPALRIGIAGGVLGSTVLLGHILSAQNLVLGPGYGALTWALNPNRAIVALIVLGTLRVAGTAAVVGGGGAGGLFIPLVIQGALVGRAVGGLFEAQTTSLFPVVGMAAFLGAGYRVPLAAVVFVAEFTGRPGFVVPGLIAAVVAQLVMGRASISAYQSPGRVGNLEQRLRLPVTTALDLEARVIAPTDTVDDVFSQLLQARQQSVVVVAGDRYCGLVVATDLAHLDRGEWATTSAADVMRCDVPTAQPSWTASDAVRAMDDAGVDRLAVCDGDRYIGVVAAADIVRLGELVTDRRRRH, encoded by the coding sequence ATGACCTGGACCCGAAGGGCCGCCGAGTTTCGGCGCAACCACCGCGACCGCCTGCGCCAGTTGGCACACCAAACGCGCCAGGTCTTGCTGCTCGCCGGCGCGACCGGCGCAGCGACAGGCCTGACGGTCGCGATCTTTGACCGCCTCACCGCCGACGTGTTGCTCGACGCAGTCGTGCGCGCCCCACTCGCGGTACAAGTCGTCGCGCCGCTGCTCGGACTCGTCGTCGCGGCGGCCGCGCTCCGGACCGTTGGCCAGGGGGTTTCCCCCGCCACCTCCGACGAGTACATCCGCGCCTTCCACGACGACGGCGGCGATCTGCGACCGCGCCAGGCGATCGCACGTGTCATCGCGTCGATCGCCACCCTCGGCTCCGGGGGTCCGATGGGTTACGAGGGTCCGTCGCTGTACGCCGGCGCGTCCATCGGCGCGGCGCTCGAGCGGCGCATCTCGAAGGTGTTCAATCTGGCCGAGCCGAACGTGTTGCTCGTCTGCGGCGCCGCCGCCGGCGTGGCGGCGATCTTCAAGGCTCCCGTGACGGGCCTCGTCTTCGCGCTCGAAGTGCCGTACCAAGACGACGTGGCGCGGCACATGTTGTTGCCCGCCGCGATCAGTTCGGCGACGAGCTATCTCGTGTTCGCCGCCCTCGCCGGCACAGAGCCAATCCTGCCGGTCGCCGGGCGACCGCCGTTCAACTTTGTCGATCTCGGCGGGGCGGCCGTGATCGGCCTCGTGTGTGGACTCCTGGCGCGGGCGTTCATCGTCATCATCCGGGAGGCGAAGCACTTGTCGTCGCGGGGCCACCCCGCGCTCCGTATCGGGATCGCCGGCGGTGTGCTCGGGAGCACGGTCCTGCTCGGACACATCCTTTCCGCTCAGAACCTCGTCCTCGGCCCGGGGTACGGCGCCCTGACCTGGGCGCTCAACCCGAACCGGGCGATCGTCGCGCTCATCGTGCTCGGCACGCTGCGCGTCGCCGGCACCGCCGCCGTCGTCGGTGGTGGCGGCGCCGGTGGGCTCTTCATCCCGCTCGTCATTCAAGGCGCCCTGGTCGGCCGCGCCGTGGGTGGGTTGTTCGAGGCCCAGACGACGTCACTGTTCCCCGTCGTGGGGATGGCGGCGTTTCTCGGTGCCGGTTACCGCGTGCCGCTGGCGGCGGTCGTCTTCGTCGCCGAGTTCACCGGACGACCGGGCTTCGTCGTACCCGGCCTCATCGCCGCCGTCGTCGCGCAGTTGGTGATGGGACGGGCATCCATCTCGGCCTACCAGTCGCCCGGACGCGTCGGCAATCTCGAACAGCGCCTGCGGCTGCCCGTCACGACGGCCCTCGATCTCGAAGCGCGCGTGATCGCACCCACCGACACCGTGGACGACGTGTTCTCGCAACTCCTCCAAGCGCGCCAGCAGTCAGTCGTCGTCGTCGCCGGTGACCGGTATTGCGGGCTGGTGGTGGCCACCGACTTGGCCCACCTCGACCGCGGCGAGTGGGCCACCACCTCCGCCGCCGACGTCATGCGCTGCGACGTCCCCACCGCCCAGCCATCGTGGACCGCCAGCGACGCCGTCAGGGCGATGGACGACGCGGGCGTCGACCGCTTAGCCGTGTGCGACGGCGATCGCTACATCGGCGTGGTGGCGGCGGCCGACATCGTCCGACTCGGCGAACTCGTCACCGACCGCCGACGCCGCCACTAG
- a CDS encoding MarR family transcriptional regulator has translation MKHPSPAEALLVASRALVGVAARSVADIGDVTLPQFRALVLVSSRPRTTVSDLAAAIGIHPTSATRLCDRLVQKGLLRRTEAVDDRRQTELHLTEAGQRIVDKVTARRRRDFDAIVARMGPAAAQAATEALLAFAEAADEALTHADVFGWDASSR, from the coding sequence GTGAAGCACCCTTCTCCGGCGGAGGCACTGCTGGTGGCGTCACGGGCGCTCGTAGGAGTCGCCGCACGCTCCGTCGCCGATATCGGCGACGTCACGCTCCCGCAGTTCCGAGCCCTCGTGCTCGTGTCGTCGCGGCCGCGCACCACCGTGTCGGACCTCGCCGCCGCGATCGGCATTCACCCCACGTCGGCGACGCGGTTGTGTGACCGACTCGTGCAGAAGGGGCTGCTGCGGCGCACCGAGGCAGTCGACGATCGGCGCCAGACCGAACTCCACCTCACCGAGGCCGGCCAGCGGATCGTCGACAAGGTGACCGCCCGGCGCCGGCGCGACTTCGACGCCATCGTGGCGCGCATGGGACCGGCCGCCGCCCAGGCAGCGACGGAGGCTTTGCTCGCGTTCGCCGAGGCGGCCGACGAGGCGCTGACCCACGCGGATGTCTTTGGCTGGGACGCGTCATCTCGATGA